A region from the Rosa rugosa chromosome 6, drRosRugo1.1, whole genome shotgun sequence genome encodes:
- the LOC133716935 gene encoding QWRF motif-containing protein 7, whose product MQKKGQENREGKNNSQNATFVIPRLLLQRGNTSPSPSPRPSFGSTKGRKSPVSPSAWALSPGRSFPCTVGPELTAAAVASPRPRVKSSGGGVGGVLKYFRLQKKGMTIQEEEFHQFRILHNRLLQWRFANARAQAAVVASHKVAQDRMFSVWLRIFKMRNYILDKQLQLQKLKHQMKVYQIVYPQISLLNEWGKLERKNQESVSRMVRKLSGISNTIPLVNDAKGDVASIYEAMITAMDVMAGIQATVTKLLAQLEKLLYMVTELLITQKQQRELEKYITSVVGLMTSPRVEELRCSTSMCFWPSSSNTDYCGFKWNLLSNLLSCTIGSFEIESFLDPARELQSLIG is encoded by the exons ATGCAAAAGAAGGGGCAAGAGAATAGAGAAGGTAAAAATAATAGTCAGAATGCTACTTTTGTTATTCCTAGGTTGTTGCTGCAGCGCGGGAATACTAGCCCTAGTCCGAGTCCACGCCCTAGCTTTGGCTCGACGAAGGGGAGGAAGTCGCCGGTGTCTCCTTCGGCTTGGGCGTTGTCTCCGGGACGGTCTTTTCCATGCACGGTGGGACCGGAGCTGACTGCGGCGGCAGTGGCTTCGCCGAGACCGAGGGTGAAGTCTAGTGGGGGTGGAGTTGGTGGGGTTTTGAAGTATTTTAGGCTTCAGAAGAAAGGGATGACTATACAAGAGGAGGAGTTTCATCAGTTTCGGATTTTGCATAATAGGTTGCTCCAATGGAGGTTTGCCAATGCTCGAGCTCAAGCTGCCGTGGTTGCTTCACACAAAGTTGCACAG GACAGAATGTTCAGTGTGTGGCTTAGAATTTTCAAAATGAGGAACTACATCCTAGATAAGCAACTACAACTGCAAAAGCTCAAGCATCAAATGAAGGTGTATCAAATTGTGTACCCTCAAATTTCTCTACTGAACGAATGGGGGAAATTGGAGAGAAAAAATCAAGAATCTGTGAGCAGGATGGTGAGGAAGTTATCCGGAATTTCAAATACAATTCCTTTGGTAAATGATGCTAag GGAGATGTGGCGTCTATATACGAAGCGATGATCACGGCCATGGATGTCATGGCTGGTATTCAAGCAACGGTCACTAAATTGCTCGCGCAG CTCGAAAAGCTGCTCTACATGGTTACGGAGCTTTTGATCACGCAGAAGCAACAAAGAGAATTGGAGAAATATATAACATCGGTCGTTGGTCTTATG ACATCTCCTCGGGTTGAAGAATTACGTTGTTCAACATCTATGTGCTTTTGGCCATCTTCATCAAATACAGATTACTGTGGTTTTAAGTGGAATTTGTTGAGCAATTTGCTATCATGCACGATTGGATCATTTGAGATAGAATCATTCTTAGACCCTGCTCGTGAGCTACAATCACTTATTGGTTAG
- the LOC133713526 gene encoding zinc finger protein ZAT1-like: MDKPYTCKICNKRFKGGKAMGGHMRSHLAKLPLPPKQPPPPPPPPATPSPPQRLAHSPEFSSSTTLHNLSNNHNNNIFRIRNLNGSVSLMQMMMMQSPPPSPAPASAPATILKYREVVVAAAAAAPPSSMDSAVESDSTESHQKNLTRRRSKRRRKVIVSAAPPPLEAAEGQVSSVSDTFSPEDCALSLMMLSRDTWKMKVTNELAYGDEESLEEEEEEEVMEEEEEEDDDVVFIPRTTPKSTSSNNQRGKYKCDTCKKEFQSYQALGGHRASHKRVRHQVFEEDDDDVEVGDDDSEEDEVLAVGGRGGGNGRGSGNGGGGSGVQGYNGKSAVVEHPPPRVFECPFCFKLFDSGQALGGHKKVHYYNNTNNNTSYYNTNNNNSSSNNVPAASSTTNTNTNTNNARASSSSANVSSANYGGNNLVIDLNLPAPEEEFDFSTISD, translated from the coding sequence ATGGATAAGCCTTACACCTGCAAGATCTGCAACAAGCGCTTCAAAGGTGGCAAGGCCATGGGCGGACACATGAGATCTCATCTCGCCAAGCTTCCGCTCCCTCCCAAACAGCCTCCACCTCCCCCGCCGCCGCCAGCGACTCCTTCTCCGCCTCAGCGGCTCGCTCACTCGCCGGAGTTTTCATCCTCCACGACTCTTCATAACCTTAGCAAcaaccacaacaacaacatcttcCGAATCCGGAACTTAAACGGCAGCGTGAGCCTCAtgcagatgatgatgatgcaatCTCCTCCGCCGTCTCCGGCCCCGGCCTCTGCTCCGGCGACTATTCTGAAGTACCGGGAAGTTGTTGTTGCTGCAGCTGCTGCGGCTCCGCCGTCGTCGATGGACTCGGCGGTGGAGAGCGACAGCACCGAGTCGCACCAGAAGAACCTGACCCGGAGAAGATCTAAACGTCGTCGTAAGGTGATTGTGAGTGCGGCGCCGCCGCCCCTGGAGGCCGCCGAGGGGCAGGTAAGTTCCGTTTCCGATACTTTCTCACCGGAAGATTGTGCTCTCTCTCTTATGATGCTCTCAAGGGACACATGGAAAATGAAAGTCACAAATGAACTAGCTTATGGTGATGAAGAATCTctcgaggaagaagaagaggaggaagtgatggaagaagaagaggaggaagacgaCGACGTCGTTTTCATCCCCAGGACTACTCCCAAGAGTACTTCTTCTAATAATCAAAGGGGGAAGTACAAGTGTGATACTTGCAAGAAAGAGTTCCAATCCTACCAAGCACTCGGCGGCCACCGAGCCAGCCACAAGAGAGTCCGGCACCAAGTCTTCGAGGAAGACGACGATGACGTGGAAGTCGGCGATGATGATTCCGAGGAGGATGAGGTGTTGGCAgtaggaggaagaggaggtggCAATGGCCGTGGCAGTGGTAATGGTGGTGGAGGAAGTGGTGTCCAGGGGTATAATGGGAAGTCTGCTGTTGTGGAGCATCCTCCTCCCAGGGTATTTGAATGCCCATTTTGTTTCAAGCTGTTTGATTCTGGTCAAGCACTTGGTGGGCACAAGAAGGTGCACTATTATAATAATACTAATAACAATACTAGTTATTATAataccaacaacaacaacagcagcagcaacaatgTCCCAGCTGCTAGTAGTaccaccaacaccaacaccaacaccaacaatGCTAGGGCCTCTTCCTCCTCAGCAAATGTATCTTCTGCAAACTATGGAGGCAACAATCTGGTGATTGATCTCAATCTCCCAGCACCAGAAGAAGAGTTCGACTTTTCGACAATTTCAGATTAG
- the LOC133715744 gene encoding structural maintenance of chromosomes protein 6B has protein sequence MAEPIAGRRHRSKAGIVQKIRLENFMCHSSLQIELGDWVNFITGQNGSGKSAILTALCVAFGSRAKETQRGSTLKDFIKTGCSYAVVHVELKNQGEDAFKPDIYGDVIIIERKISGASNATVLKDHQGRKVASRKEDLRELIEHFSIDVENPCVIMGQDRSREFLHSGNDKDKFKFFYKATLLQQVEELLQDIEKQLEKANVVVDQLEGSIRPIERELNELHEKIKNMEHIEEISQQAKQLKKKLAWSWVYDVDRQLQQKNAKIGKLKNRVPLCQAKIDQFRDEVEKLSQCYTLKKSEIASMVEKTAEVRQMKDELRQSLASATKDKLKLEEEYGRKTNYIQKLTNSVRSLQQQIQDAEEQHARNTQAEESAMEEKLKELQNEVATIESVLARLQEEESALSISVHKTITEIGKLTEMIQSKEKECQKYSNKVREVLRNQSNKVTAFGGDRVMDLLRIIERNHQRFKSPPIGPIGAHLTLNNGDEWARTVENAVGRLLNAFIVTNHKDSQLLRTCAREANYNHLQIIIYDFSLPRLNIPPHMLPQTRHPTTLSLLHSENHTVVNVLVDMGSVERQVLVKTYEEGKEVAFDQRIPNLKEVYTYDGRKMFSRGSVQTVLPPIRHDRPARLCANYDDQISELKTSASAVQKEAEECRTRKREEEDKLWDLKEKHQSVKRRRMNADRDLASKRLAIQDSAYDAEASTSPASTVDELHRDILKVQEEIQEREMSLKTFQVRISEAVVKTNGLKVTFENLCESAKGDIDAFEKAERDLMEIETKLGSAQTEKLHYEGLMKTKVLHEINEAEKQYKELEHHREDNCRKASILCPESEITALGDWDGSTPEQLSAQLTRLNQRLQRESERCTESIDELRMSYERKERKILRKQKTYRAFREKLNACQKALKLRSTKFQRNKDLLKRQMTWRFNSHLGRKGFSGKIKVSYEERTLSIEVKMPQDSSSSTVRDTRGLSGGERSFSTLCFALALHDMTEAPFRAMDEFDVFMDAVSRKISLDTLVEFALAQGSQWVLITPHDISMVKNGDRIKKQQMAAPRS, from the exons ATGGCCGAGCCAATCGCCGGCCGTCGCCACCGTTCCAAAGCCGGAATCGTCCAGAAAATCCGGTTGGAGAACTTCATGTGCCACAGTAGCTTGCAGATCGAGCTCGGCGATTGGGTCAATTTCATCACCGGTCAAAACGGGA GTGGTAAAAGTGCAATACTGACGGCTCTGTGTGTCGCATTTGGGTCCCGAGCTAAGGAGACTCAAAGAGGGTCTACATTGAAAGATTTCATAAAAACTGGTTGCAG TTACGCTGTTGTCCATGTTGAATTGAagaatcaaggggaggatgctTTCAAGCCTGATATTTATGGGGATGTGATAATCATAGAGCGCAAGATTTCTGGAGCTTCAAACGCCACTGTTTTGAAGGATCATCAAG GAAGAAAGGTTGCTAGTCGGAAGGAGGACCTCCGGGAGCTAATTGAACATTTTAgt ATTGATGTTGAGAATCCATGTGTAATAATGGGCCAAGACAGAAGCAGAGAGTTTTTGCATTCTGGGAATGACAAAGATAAATTTAAG TTCTTTTACAAGGCCACACTTCTGCAGCAAGTCGAAGAGCTTTTGCAAGACATTGAGAAACAGTTGGAGAAGGCAAATGTTGTTGTTGATCAGTTAGAGGGCTCCATAAGACCCATAGAAAGGGAACTTAATGAGTTACATGAAAAGATAAAAAACATGGAGCACATTGAAGAAATATCTCAACAAGCGAAGCAGCTAAAAAAGAAGCTTGCTTGGTCATGGGTATATGATGTAGACAGGCAACTCCAGCAAAAGAATGCAAAAATTGGAAAGCTGAAAAATCGCGTACCTCTTTGTCAAGCTAAAATTGATCAGTTTAGA GATGAAGTGGAGAAACTTAGCCAATGCTATACCTTGAAGAAATCTGAGATTGCAAGCATGGTGGAAAAGACCGCTGAAGTTAGGCAAATGAAGGACGAATTGCGACAGTCGCTAGCATCG GCTACAAAAGACAAGCTTAAGCTAGAAGAAGAATATGGCCGCAAAACTAACTATATCCAGAAATTGACGAACTCTGTTAGGTCTCTTCAGCAACAGATTCAGGATGCTGAGGAGCAGCATGCCAGAAATACACAG GCAGAAGAATCTGCAATGGAGGAAAAGCTGAAAGAACTGCAAAATGAGGTTGCTACTATTGAATCAGTGCTTGCAAG GTTGCAGGAAGAAGAGAGTGCCTTATCAATAAGTGTACACAAGACAATTACTGAAATTGGAAAATTAACTGAAATG ATTCAAAGCAAAGAGAAGGAATGTCAAAAATACTCCAATAAAGTCCGCGAGGTTCTGAGAAATCAAAGCAACAAG GTCACAGCTTTTGGTGGAGATAGAGTGATGGACCTTCTACGTATAATTGAGAGGAATCATCAGAGATTCAAAAGCCCTCCAATTGGTCCGATTGGTGCCCATTTG ACTTTGAATAATGGAGATGAATGGGCTAGAACTGTTGAAAATGCTGTAGGAAGGCTGCTCAATGCTTTCATTGTAACAAATCATAAAGACTCTCAACTTCTCAGAACATGTGCAAGGGAAGCAAACTATAATCACCTTCAGATTATCATATATGACTTTTCATTACCAAG GTTGAATATTCCACCTCACATGCTTCCACAAACAAGGCACCCAACTActctttctcttctccattCTGAAAATCATACTGTGGTAAATGTCTTGGTAGATATG GGAAGTGTTGAAAGGCAAGTTCTTGTTAAAACATATGAGGAGGGGAAGGAAGTTGCTTTTGACCAGAGGATCCCCAATCTGAAGGAGGTCTACACTTATGATGGGCGAAAGAT GTTTTCGCGTGGTTCTGTCCAGACGGTTCTTCCTCCCATTAGGCATGATAGACCTGCTCGACTCTGTGCTAATTATGATGATCAAATCAGTGAGCTTAAAACATCAGCATCAGCTGTACAAAAAGAAGCTGAGGAGTGCAGGACGagaaaaagggaagaagaagacaaactTTGGGATCTCAAAGAAAAACACCAAAGTGTGAAG AGGAGGCGTATGAATGCTGACCGTGATTTGGCGTCTAAGAGACTAGCTATTCAAGACAGTGCATATGATGCCGAAGCCAGTACATCACCTGCATCAACTGTTGATGAGCTTCATCGAGATATTTTG AAAGTCCAAGAGGAGATTCAAGAGAGGGAAATGTCGCTGAAAACCTTTCAAGTCAGAATTAGTGAAGCTGTGGTGAAGACCAATGGTCTTAAAGTAACATTTGAGAATCTATGTG AGTCAGCAAAAGGAGACATTGATGCCTTTGAGAAAGCAGAGAGAGATTTGATGGAGATAGAAACAAAACTAGGTTCTGCGCAAACG GAGAAGCTTCATTATGAAGGTCTAATGAAGACCAAAGTCCTTCATGAAATCAATGAAGCTGAAAAACAATATAAAGAGCTTGAGCATCACCGCGAG GACAACTGTAGAAAGGCTTCAATCCTCTGTCCTGAAAGTGAAATTACAGCTTTGGGTGATTGGGATGGTAGCACTCCAGAACAACTCAGTGCCCAATTAACCAGGCTGAATCAGAGACTTCAGCGAGAGAGTGAGAG ATGCACTGAATCCATTGATGAGCTCCGAATGTCATATGAGAGAAAAGAACGTAAGATTttaagaaaacagaaaacataCAGAGCTTTTCGAGAAAAGTTGAAT GCTTGCCAGAAAGCCCTAAAATTGCGAAGTACAAAGTTCCAGAGAAATAAAGATTTACTAAAGCGCCAGATGACGTGGCG ATTTAATTCTCATCTGGGAAGGAAAGGGTTCAGTGGGAAGATTAAGGTCAGTTATGAGGAGAGAACCCTTTCAATTGAG GTGAAGATGCCCCAGGATTCATCAAGCAGCACTGTTCGCGACACTAGAGGGCTTTCAG GTGGAGAACGCTCCTTCTCAACATTGTGCTTTGCGCTGGCTCTTCATGATATGACTGAAGCCCCATTTAGAGCTATGGATGAGTTTGATGTATTTATG GATGCTGTAAGTCGGAAAATCAGCCTTGATACTCTTGTCGAGTTTGCATTGGCGCAAGGATCCCAATGGGTACTAATCACCCCTCATGATATCAG CATGGTGAAAAATGGGGATCGGATAAAGAAGCAGCAAATGGCGGCTCCTCGTTCTTGA
- the LOC133715108 gene encoding F-box protein At5g51380-like, with the protein MQKENDPRRTRMLKMRFKRSVSAKEEEEEEGRKTTAFAAERPDPRSPLRPLKLNRRSASWSESWLKNTTSLKNVIMAMQLGSPKESRLKPAQKTLNPNSEISDRTAQLSDQILLEILAKLPEPDRKPSALVCKRWLSLQGRLVRSVKVKDWSFVESGRVISRFPSLTQVDLVPGSLISDRNSGILLNHGGFSVPVACSGHRVFEADCDLVPGEVVDRGLSELGSGCPNLKKLVVIGASELGLLSIAEECPTLQELELHKCNDNLLRGIAACENLQVLKLVANVEGLYGSVVSDIGLTILAQGCTRLVKLELTGCEGSFDGIKAIGQCCQMLEELSFCDHRMDGGWLAALSYCENLKTLRFQSCKRIECVPGPDEYLGACPALENLHLQKCQLRDKKSVRALFMVCAAAREIVFQDCWGLDNDMFRLASICRRVTFLSLEGCSLLTTEGLESVILSWKELERLRVVSCKNIKDKDISPTLSSIFSTLIDMKWRPDTKSLLPSSIVGTSLGKKGSRFFRKSRDLKFLFDAP; encoded by the exons ATGCAGAAAGAAAACGACCcaagaagaacaagaatgttGAAGATGAGATTCAAAAGATCAGTAtcagcaaaagaagaagaggaggaggagggtcgCAAAACGACGGCGTTTGCGGCGGAGAGGCCCGACCCGAGAAGCCCATTACGGCCGTTGAAGCTGAACAGAAGGTCGGCGAGTTGGTCAGAGTCGTGGCTCAAGAACACTACTTCACTCAAGAATGTGATCATGGCTATGCAACTGGGCTCGCCCAAAGAGTCCAGATTGAAGCCCGCCcagaaaaccctaaaccctaattctgAAATTTCTGACCGGACGGCCCAATTGTCCGATCAAATCCTCCTCGAAATTCTGGCCAAACTGCCGGAGCCTGATCGGAAGCCGAGCGCGCTGGTCTGCAAGCGGTGGCTGAGCCTCCAGGGCCGCCTTGTGAGGTCGGTGAAGGTGAAAGACTGGAGCTTTGTCGAATCGGGTCGGGTAATTTCAAGGTTTCCGAGCTTGACCCAGGTTGATCTGGTACCCGGTTCACTGATCTCGGACCGGAATTCCGGGATTTTGCTGAATCATGGTGGGTTTTCGGTGCCGGTTGCTTGTTCCGGTCACCGGGTTTTCGAAGCTGACTGTGATTTGGTTCCTGGTGAGGTTGTGGATAGAGGGCTTAGTGAGTTAGGGAGTGGTTGCCCCAATTTGAAGAAGCTAGTTGTGATTGGGGCGAGTGAGTTAGGGTTGCTAAGTATAGCAGAAGAGTGCCCAACTCTTCAAGAGTTGGAGTTGCACAAGTGCAATGACAATTTGCTAAGAGGCATTGCAGCTTGTGAGAATTTGCAAGTGTTGAAGTTGGTGGCAAATGTGGAGGGGCTATATGGTTCTGTGGTTTCAGATATCGGGTTGACGATTTTGGCTCAGGGGTGTACAAGGCTGGTGAAGCTTGAGCTTACTGGGTGTGAGGGAAGCTTTGATGGGATCAAGGCAATTGGGCAGTGTTGCCAGATGTTGGAGGAGTTGAGTTTCTGTGATCATAGGATGGATGGTGGGTGGTTGGCTGCGCTTTCGTATTGTGAGAATTTGAAGACTCTGAGGTTTCAATCTTGTAAGAGGATTGAGTGTGTTCCCGGGCCGGATGAGTATTTGGGTGCTTGCCCTGCTTTGGAGAACTTGCATTTGCAGAAGTGTCAGCTGAGGGATAAGAAGAGTGTGAGAGCTTTGTTTATGGTGTGTGCAGCTGCTAGAGAGATTGTGTTTCAGGACTGTTGGGGATTGGACAATGATATGTTCAGGCTGGCTAGTATTTGCAG GAGGGTGACTTTCCTATCTCTAGAAGGATGCTCACTTCTAACAACGGAAGGTCTGGAGTCTGTGATTCTCTCCTGGAAGGAGCTTGAACGCCTTAGAGTTGTATCATGCAAGAATATAAAGGACAAGGATATATCTCCTACACTCTCAAGCATATTCTCTACTCTCATAGATATGAAATGGAGACCTGACACCAAATCTCTGCTTCCATCAAGCATTGTTGGAACCAGTTTGGGAAAGAAAGGCAGTAGATTTTTCAGGAAAAGTAGAGACTTGAAGTTTCTGTTTGATGCTCCTTGA
- the LOC133718219 gene encoding uncharacterized protein LOC133718219: MGREIKHGSSKYDYVKVKVWLGDHAEHYYVFSRFLLCQNLTVTKIPNHISIKIALDLKKLLVDNSLLDVSQSDLEENLFKIMEQRGFREDYVKRYRMMTRFHHQRVPLVIIVCGTSCVGKSTIAAQISQRFNLPNVMQTDVVYELLRTSTDAPLASTPIWARDFSSSEELITEFCRECRVVRKGLAGDLKKALKDGKPIIIEGIHLDPNIFLMYEEKSHSPDLNSSTDQHVSSEKGKGVYEKKGENVKGPDPIIIPLILNMAEFEHQALLEEWFSSCTCSDKWQVQDRDKLISNVKMIQDYLHSFDSKGLTVLNLSAATFAQTLDWLHGYILERIEQGMQSASNENGWFL; encoded by the exons ATGGGTCGTGAAATAAAGCACGGTTCCTCCAAATACGACTATGTCAAG GTGAAGGTGTGGCTGGGTGATCATGCCGAGCACTACTACGTGTTTTCCAGGTTTTTACTCTGCCAAAATTTAACTGTCACCAAG ATTCCAAATCATATATCTATCAAAATCGCTCTTGATCTCAAGAAGCTACTCGTAGACAACAGCCTTCTAGATGT CTCGCAGTCGGATTTGGAAGAGAATCTGTTTAAG ATTATGGAGCAAAGGGGTTTTAGGGAAGATTACGTAAAGCGTTACCGGATGATGACCAG ATTTCACCATCAACGAGTTCCATTAGTTATTATTGTGTGTGGAACTTCCTGTGTTGGAAAGTCCACTATTGCTGCCCAAATTTCACAAAGGTTCAATTTGCCTAATGTCATGCAG ACAGATGTGGTGTACGAATTGCTGCGCACATCGACAGA TGCACCATTGGCCTCCACTCCGATATGGGCACGAGACTTCAGCTCCTCTGAAGAGTTGATTACTGAATTTTGTAGAGAATGCCGGGTTGTTCGAAAAG GTTTGGCTGGTGATTTGAAGAAAGCACTGAAAGATGGAAAGCCAATAATAATAGAG GGGATACATTTGGATCCAAACATTTTTTTAATGTATGAAGAAAAGAGCCACTCACCGGATCTGAACTCTAGTACCGATCAGCATGTCAGCTCAGAAAAAGGGAAGGGTGTTTATGAGAAGAAAG GTGAAAATGTTAAGGGTCCTGACCCAATAATTATACCTCTGATTTTGAATATGGCTGAATTTGAGCACCAGGCATTGCTAGAGGAGTGGTTCTCTTCTTGCACATGTAGTGATAAATGGCAAGTCCAG GATAGAGATAAGCTGATAAGCAATGTGAAGATGATTCAGGACTATCTTCACTCATTTGATTCAAAG GGACTGACAGTTCTCAACCTATCAGCAGCCACATTCGCTCAAACACTAGATTGGCTGCACGGATATATTCTTGAG CGTATTGAGCAAGGCATGCAATCAGCATCCAACGAAAATGGCTGGTTTCTCTAA